The following are encoded in a window of Brevibacillus ruminantium genomic DNA:
- a CDS encoding peptide ABC transporter substrate-binding protein — MNLRKGWKVLSTSALLLTLAVTGCSQSSAPAQPGQQQQTGDTGGQADVAAKLRLNLKTEPPSLDPPKGFDSTSNEVLNATMEGLARLDENHKPQPAMAEKWDVSEDGKTYTFHLRDSKWSNGDPVTAHDFEYAFKRIVDPKNAFPSAFLAYYIDGAEKFNKGEGSADDVQVKALDDKTLEVKLTSPAGFFLHILTQATFFPVNKKVVEENPNFAAEASTLVSNGPFKMSEWVHDQSVKVEKNDGYWDKDSVKYAGIDWVMVNDENTQYQMYKTGQLDMIQTVPNDMKKQLIDAGEAKVEPEASIYYYRMNVKMEPFQNANIRKAFALAIDRQALIDNVAQGNQLPALAHIPVGFPEPDGRDFREVGGDFIKDNDIEQAKALLKKGMEEEGYTTLPPVTLTYNTSDAHKQIAQVLQEMYKKNLGVDVKLENKEWKVFLAEQRARQLQISRSTIPADYGDPLNYLELFVTDHPGNRINYSNKEYDALVEKIRNTADEKERFQLMHDAEKMFMDEMPLVPIYFNTKVFMDQPNVKGILRHPVGTLDYKWAEVQKK; from the coding sequence ATGAATTTGCGCAAAGGATGGAAGGTGCTCAGCACATCCGCGCTGCTGCTCACACTGGCAGTAACAGGATGCAGCCAATCTTCTGCACCGGCACAGCCAGGACAGCAGCAGCAAACAGGTGACACAGGAGGACAGGCGGATGTAGCAGCCAAGCTTCGTTTGAATTTGAAGACAGAGCCGCCTTCGCTTGATCCGCCAAAAGGGTTTGACAGTACTTCCAATGAAGTGTTGAATGCGACAATGGAGGGTCTCGCGCGGTTGGACGAAAATCACAAACCACAGCCGGCGATGGCGGAAAAATGGGACGTTAGTGAAGACGGCAAAACGTATACGTTCCACCTGCGTGACAGCAAATGGTCCAACGGCGACCCTGTGACCGCCCACGACTTTGAATATGCATTCAAGCGGATTGTCGATCCGAAAAATGCCTTCCCGTCTGCTTTTCTGGCCTATTATATCGATGGTGCCGAGAAATTCAACAAAGGCGAGGGAAGCGCTGACGATGTACAGGTAAAAGCACTCGATGACAAAACACTGGAAGTGAAGCTGACCTCTCCAGCCGGCTTTTTCCTGCACATCCTGACACAGGCGACGTTCTTCCCGGTCAACAAAAAGGTCGTGGAAGAAAACCCGAATTTTGCAGCCGAGGCTTCCACTCTGGTCAGCAACGGGCCATTCAAAATGAGCGAATGGGTGCATGATCAATCGGTTAAAGTGGAGAAAAATGATGGCTACTGGGATAAGGATTCCGTCAAATACGCGGGTATTGATTGGGTGATGGTAAACGATGAAAACACCCAATACCAGATGTATAAAACGGGTCAGCTGGATATGATCCAGACCGTTCCCAATGACATGAAAAAGCAACTGATTGATGCGGGCGAAGCAAAAGTAGAGCCGGAGGCATCGATCTATTACTACCGAATGAACGTGAAGATGGAGCCGTTCCAAAACGCAAACATCCGCAAGGCATTTGCGCTGGCTATTGACCGTCAGGCCTTGATTGACAACGTGGCACAAGGAAACCAGCTTCCGGCACTCGCACATATCCCGGTTGGCTTCCCGGAACCAGACGGCCGAGATTTCCGTGAAGTTGGCGGTGATTTCATCAAGGACAACGATATCGAACAAGCAAAAGCCCTGCTGAAGAAGGGGATGGAGGAAGAGGGATATACCACGCTTCCGCCAGTCACACTCACCTACAACACCAGCGATGCTCACAAACAGATTGCTCAGGTGCTGCAAGAAATGTACAAGAAGAATCTTGGTGTAGATGTCAAACTGGAAAACAAGGAATGGAAAGTTTTCCTAGCTGAACAACGCGCACGTCAATTGCAAATTTCCCGCTCTACCATCCCTGCGGATTATGGCGATCCGCTCAACTACCTGGAGCTGTTCGTAACCGACCACCCAGGAAACCGCATCAATTACAGCAACAAGGAGTATGACGCTCTCGTTGAAAAAATTCGCAATACCGCGGATGAAAAAGAACGCTTCCAGTTGATGCACGATGCAGAAAAAATGTTTATGGATGAAATGCCGCTCGTACCGATTTACTTTAACACCAAGGTGTTTATGGACCAGCCAAACGTAAAAGGCATTTTGCGTCACCCGGTTGGCA
- a CDS encoding asparaginase: MNLVANVYRGEAVESTHLGHVAVVDANGNLLYSYGDPLRQTFARSSMKPLQAIPVIETGTADHYGLEPADLSLCCASHSGEPRHRSRAMKMLDCAGQPEEVLQCGTHVPRDEESYKELIRAGKPLTPIYSNCSGKHSGMIATAVHMGEEVATYHLPEHPVQQRILDVVSDLTSYPKEEIALGTDGCGVPVHRLPLAHYAWAYAKMAKPEVISNHERRQAVIRITDAMIAHPEMVGGNNRYCTDLMTAFAGRIFGKAGAESVYCLGDRQTGIGVAVKIEDGGPRAIYAAVNEVLRQLGIGTDGPLEKLAEYTNPPVKNMSGHVVGRIETTFTLQSANTSLGV; this comes from the coding sequence ATGAACCTGGTAGCCAACGTATACCGGGGGGAAGCTGTTGAAAGCACGCACCTCGGTCATGTAGCTGTCGTCGATGCAAACGGAAACTTGCTCTATTCCTATGGCGACCCTCTTCGCCAGACCTTTGCTCGTTCCAGCATGAAGCCGCTTCAGGCTATTCCCGTCATCGAGACAGGAACCGCAGACCATTATGGTCTGGAGCCGGCAGACCTTTCACTCTGCTGTGCTTCTCATAGCGGCGAGCCGCGCCACCGTTCCAGAGCCATGAAGATGCTCGACTGTGCCGGACAGCCGGAGGAAGTGCTGCAGTGCGGAACCCATGTTCCTCGCGATGAGGAAAGCTACAAAGAACTGATTCGGGCTGGCAAACCATTGACGCCCATCTACAGCAACTGCTCCGGCAAACACTCGGGCATGATTGCCACGGCTGTACATATGGGGGAGGAAGTAGCGACCTACCATTTGCCGGAACACCCTGTACAGCAGCGCATTCTGGATGTCGTCAGTGATCTGACTTCCTATCCAAAAGAAGAGATCGCGCTGGGGACAGACGGTTGCGGAGTTCCGGTGCATCGGCTTCCACTCGCCCATTACGCCTGGGCGTATGCAAAAATGGCCAAACCCGAAGTCATTTCCAACCATGAGCGCCGTCAGGCAGTCATCCGCATCACAGACGCCATGATTGCCCATCCCGAGATGGTTGGCGGCAACAACCGGTACTGCACCGATTTGATGACAGCCTTTGCCGGGCGCATCTTTGGCAAAGCGGGTGCGGAATCGGTCTACTGTTTGGGCGATCGCCAGACAGGCATTGGTGTGGCTGTCAAAATCGAAGACGGCGGACCGCGTGCCATCTACGCGGCTGTCAATGAGGTGCTTCGTCAACTGGGAATCGGGACAGATGGACCGCTGGAAAAACTGGCCGAATACACCAACCCGCCCGTGAAAAATATGAGTGGTCATGTCGTGGGAAGAATCGAAACCACATTTACGCTCCAGTCAGCAAACACTTCTCTTGGCGTGTAA
- a CDS encoding ferredoxin family protein, with amino-acid sequence MEGDEVMKELPKDLPKGQSIEEKQYLVRFKADTQSHLHVLDADVCATKCPDKLCTIFCPAEVYKWEEVRMHVGYEGCHECGSCRIGCPYENIKWEYPKGGHGIIFRLG; translated from the coding sequence ATGGAGGGTGATGAAGTGATGAAGGAGTTGCCCAAAGATCTGCCCAAAGGTCAGTCTATTGAAGAAAAGCAGTACCTGGTCCGCTTCAAGGCGGATACACAGTCTCACCTGCACGTATTGGATGCCGATGTCTGCGCGACAAAATGTCCCGACAAGCTGTGTACGATTTTTTGCCCGGCCGAAGTGTATAAGTGGGAAGAGGTGCGTATGCATGTGGGATACGAGGGATGTCACGAATGCGGAAGCTGCCGGATCGGTTGTCCGTACGAAAACATCAAATGGGAGTACCCGAAAGGTGGACACGGGATCATCTTCAGACTGGGGTAA
- a CDS encoding FAD-dependent oxidoreductase translates to MAEKFDVIVVGAGPAGTSCAYTLAKAGVNVLLLERGEYPGSKNVMGGVLYRKMMEDIIPGFYKEAPVERPIVEQRFMMLDGQSAVTMSYKGLEWGEEPYNNFTVLRAKFDQWFADKAVQQGALLINETVVTECLVENGKVVGVRTDRPDGDLFADVVVLADGVNSLLAKSLGFHKEFRPDEVALAVMEVLKLDRKIIEDRFSLEGDQGCTFEIFGDATKGILGTAWLYTNKDSLNIGVGAMLSGLIKNKIRPHQLLDYVKNHPIIRPYIQGTEQQEYLAHLIPEGGYRSMPKVVGDGVIVVGDAAQLVNAIHREGSNMAMASGVLAAEAILEAREAEDFSAAKLDTYRKKLLDGFVGQDLKKYKDATHHFEKYPHYFEKYIPLMNRAASQMFTVDGSSKWEKQQKIWKELGSAKDKWRMARDLMQAWRVMK, encoded by the coding sequence ATGGCGGAAAAGTTTGATGTGATCGTCGTCGGCGCCGGACCCGCCGGCACGTCTTGCGCGTACACGCTGGCAAAAGCAGGTGTAAATGTCCTGTTGCTGGAGCGGGGCGAGTATCCCGGCTCCAAGAATGTCATGGGCGGGGTGCTCTATCGCAAAATGATGGAGGACATTATCCCCGGCTTTTACAAAGAGGCCCCTGTAGAGCGCCCCATTGTCGAGCAGCGATTTATGATGCTGGATGGGCAATCGGCTGTCACGATGAGCTACAAGGGCCTGGAATGGGGAGAAGAACCCTATAACAATTTCACCGTGCTGCGGGCCAAGTTCGACCAGTGGTTTGCCGACAAAGCGGTTCAGCAGGGAGCCCTCCTCATCAACGAAACGGTCGTTACGGAATGTTTGGTAGAAAACGGGAAGGTGGTCGGAGTCCGCACGGATCGTCCCGATGGCGATCTATTCGCCGACGTGGTGGTTCTCGCAGATGGGGTAAACTCTCTTTTGGCAAAATCTCTGGGCTTTCACAAAGAGTTTCGCCCCGATGAAGTCGCACTGGCCGTGATGGAAGTTCTGAAGCTGGACCGGAAGATTATCGAGGATCGGTTCAGTCTCGAGGGGGATCAGGGCTGCACCTTTGAAATTTTCGGCGATGCAACCAAAGGGATTCTCGGTACGGCATGGCTCTACACCAACAAGGACAGCTTGAATATCGGGGTAGGGGCCATGCTGTCCGGACTGATCAAGAACAAGATCAGGCCGCATCAACTGCTCGATTACGTGAAAAATCATCCGATTATCCGTCCCTATATTCAGGGAACCGAGCAGCAGGAATACCTGGCCCATCTGATTCCTGAGGGCGGGTACCGCTCTATGCCAAAAGTGGTCGGGGACGGCGTGATCGTCGTAGGAGACGCCGCCCAGCTGGTCAACGCCATCCACCGAGAAGGCTCCAATATGGCGATGGCCTCAGGAGTGCTGGCTGCAGAAGCGATTCTGGAAGCGAGGGAAGCGGAGGATTTCTCGGCAGCCAAGCTGGATACCTACCGGAAAAAGCTGTTGGACGGTTTTGTCGGCCAGGATTTGAAAAAATACAAGGATGCCACGCATCATTTTGAAAAATACCCGCATTATTTTGAAAAGTACATTCCCCTGATGAACCGGGCAGCCAGCCAGATGTTTACAGTAGATGGCAGCTCCAAGTGGGAGAAACAGCAAAAAATCTGGAAAGAATTGGGCTCAGCCAAAGACAAATGGAGAATGGCCCGCGATCTGATGCAGGCATGGAGGGTGATGAAGTGA
- a CDS encoding electron transfer flavoprotein subunit alpha/FixB family protein encodes MSLDAYKGVWVFLEHRDGQIVPVSLELLGAGRKLADKRGVPLAGILIGEQVSGLCETAFHFGADQVYLYDDPIFCDYRTESYMRAVIHCVEKHKPEIILYGATSTGKDLASAVATDLETGLTADTTMLDVDQETGLLEASRPAFGGNIMATILCKKHRPQMATVRPKVMKALPPVPSRSGEIIKETLPLQEIDIRTKVLKIVREAQTKVRLDEADIIVAGGKGLGSKEGFQLLHRFAEVIGATVGASRDAVEAGWIDHAHQVGQTGVTVTPKLYFAIGISGAIQHLVGMQNSGLIIAINKDPQAPIFQSCHYGIVGDAFEIVPMLIEAFQTAAGKEVQYGGKV; translated from the coding sequence ATGAGTTTGGATGCGTACAAAGGAGTATGGGTTTTTTTGGAGCACCGGGATGGACAAATTGTGCCTGTCTCCCTTGAGCTTTTGGGCGCTGGCCGTAAGCTTGCGGATAAACGGGGAGTGCCGCTGGCAGGCATTCTCATTGGCGAGCAGGTCAGCGGCTTGTGTGAGACAGCGTTTCACTTTGGAGCGGATCAGGTCTATCTCTACGACGATCCGATCTTTTGCGATTACCGTACGGAATCCTACATGAGAGCTGTCATTCATTGTGTAGAAAAGCACAAGCCGGAAATCATCCTGTACGGGGCAACCTCGACAGGAAAGGATCTGGCCAGTGCGGTGGCAACGGATCTGGAAACGGGATTGACCGCAGACACCACGATGCTTGACGTTGATCAGGAGACAGGACTTTTGGAAGCCAGCCGCCCGGCATTCGGGGGGAACATCATGGCGACGATTCTCTGCAAAAAGCATCGGCCGCAGATGGCAACGGTCCGACCAAAAGTGATGAAAGCGCTTCCCCCGGTCCCATCCCGATCAGGTGAGATCATAAAAGAAACCCTGCCTTTGCAGGAGATAGACATTCGGACCAAGGTGCTGAAAATCGTCAGGGAAGCCCAAACCAAAGTGCGGCTGGACGAAGCAGATATCATCGTCGCCGGCGGCAAAGGTCTCGGCAGCAAAGAGGGCTTCCAGCTTCTGCACCGCTTTGCCGAAGTGATCGGCGCCACAGTCGGTGCCAGTCGCGATGCCGTGGAAGCCGGGTGGATTGATCATGCGCACCAGGTAGGACAGACTGGGGTAACTGTCACGCCAAAATTGTATTTCGCGATTGGCATTTCAGGTGCCATCCAGCATCTCGTCGGCATGCAAAACTCCGGCCTGATCATTGCGATCAACAAAGACCCGCAGGCACCTATTTTCCAATCCTGCCACTATGGGATTGTCGGAGATGCTTTTGAAATCGTCCCGATGCTGATCGAGGCATTTCAGACGGCAGCGGGCAAGGAGGTACAGTATGGCGGAAAAGTTTGA
- a CDS encoding electron transfer flavoprotein subunit beta/FixA family protein: protein MLHIVACIKQVPDTKIIKMNPRTNTMDRSSAPAILNPYDAHAVEEAVRIKKRYGGTVSVLTMGPPPAVKAIRKCIEIGADEGYMITDRAFAGADTLATSYALTKALEKIGKDNPIDLVICGKMTIDGDTGQVGPGIARRLDIPPLTSVKKVVEVNKEQGYAVVHRKLEDGYEVIQSSLPCLFSVEKEINEVPYSPLPNMIRAARYQPVIWSVADLEDVDRTLLGLKGSPTIVAKVWPPEKPKGGELLQGSAGEQVSRLMDILLQRQELFAGKEART, encoded by the coding sequence ATGCTGCACATCGTCGCCTGTATCAAACAGGTGCCGGACACGAAAATCATCAAGATGAACCCGAGAACAAATACAATGGATCGCTCTAGTGCTCCCGCGATTTTGAACCCCTATGATGCCCATGCGGTGGAGGAAGCGGTCCGTATCAAGAAAAGGTATGGAGGAACGGTATCCGTCCTGACGATGGGGCCGCCGCCTGCAGTCAAAGCGATCCGCAAATGCATCGAAATCGGAGCGGACGAAGGGTATATGATCACGGATCGCGCGTTTGCTGGAGCCGATACGCTCGCCACCAGCTACGCCCTGACGAAAGCACTGGAGAAAATCGGGAAAGACAATCCGATTGATCTGGTGATTTGCGGAAAGATGACGATTGACGGGGACACGGGTCAGGTCGGGCCGGGTATCGCCAGACGTCTGGATATTCCTCCGTTGACCAGTGTAAAGAAAGTGGTCGAGGTGAACAAAGAGCAGGGCTATGCCGTCGTTCACCGCAAATTGGAAGACGGTTACGAAGTGATTCAGTCCAGCTTGCCGTGCCTGTTTTCGGTGGAAAAGGAAATCAACGAAGTGCCTTACTCCCCTCTGCCCAATATGATTCGCGCGGCCCGCTATCAGCCTGTCATCTGGTCTGTCGCCGATTTGGAGGACGTCGACCGCACGTTGCTCGGTCTCAAGGGCTCGCCGACGATTGTCGCCAAGGTGTGGCCTCCGGAAAAACCAAAGGGCGGCGAGCTTCTGCAGGGTTCGGCTGGGGAACAGGTCAGCCGTCTGATGGACATCTTGCTGCAGAGACAGGAGCTTTTTGCAGGGAAGGAGGCACGGACATGA
- a CDS encoding alanine/glycine:cation symporter family protein: protein MDWLMKLLDTVNDVVWGLPTLILLVGTGVMLTIRLRGLQFRKLWYALRLAFGKKQEHSAAGDINHFQALMTALAATIGMGNIAGVATAVAVGGPGALFWMWITALFGMATKYAEAILAVKYRIRQEDGSFSGGPMYYLELGLKQKWLAVLFALFGTMASFGIGNMVQSHSVAEAVQLNFSIPPWVTGIILAAFTAFVILGGVKKIGQVTGVMVPFMALFYIVAGLIIVAVHIDQVPQALAQIITGAFNGTSAAGGFLGATVAMAIQKGVARGVFSNEAGLGSAPIAAAAAKTDEPAKQALVSMTGTFIDTIIVCTITGLSLVTTGAWSTGMSGVEATTYAFQNVFGHAGSYVLAVAIILFAYSTILGWAYYGEKCFAYLFGTGSARYYRTVWVIMVAIGATLKLDLVWTLSDIMNGMMAIPNLIGLIGLSGVVVAETKRFLDGRVEVYRQ from the coding sequence ATGGACTGGCTGATGAAACTGTTGGACACGGTTAATGATGTTGTCTGGGGACTTCCTACCCTGATTCTGCTTGTCGGTACGGGCGTGATGCTGACCATCCGCCTGCGCGGACTGCAGTTTCGCAAGCTGTGGTATGCGCTGCGTCTCGCTTTTGGCAAAAAGCAGGAGCATTCGGCAGCGGGTGACATCAACCATTTTCAAGCACTGATGACTGCGCTGGCGGCGACGATCGGAATGGGGAATATTGCGGGGGTGGCAACGGCCGTCGCCGTCGGGGGACCAGGTGCTCTCTTCTGGATGTGGATTACAGCCCTCTTCGGTATGGCAACCAAGTACGCAGAAGCGATTTTGGCCGTTAAATACCGTATCCGCCAGGAGGATGGCAGCTTTTCCGGGGGACCCATGTACTATCTGGAGCTGGGGCTGAAACAAAAATGGCTCGCTGTCCTGTTTGCCCTGTTTGGCACGATGGCCTCGTTTGGAATCGGCAACATGGTGCAATCCCACTCTGTAGCGGAAGCCGTGCAACTGAACTTTTCCATCCCTCCGTGGGTAACAGGCATCATTTTGGCTGCATTTACGGCCTTTGTCATTTTGGGCGGCGTGAAAAAGATTGGACAGGTGACAGGGGTGATGGTGCCGTTCATGGCTCTCTTTTACATCGTGGCCGGGCTGATTATTGTTGCGGTGCATATCGATCAGGTACCGCAGGCCCTGGCTCAGATCATTACAGGCGCGTTCAACGGAACCTCCGCAGCAGGCGGATTCCTCGGGGCGACCGTAGCCATGGCGATTCAAAAAGGGGTCGCTCGCGGTGTCTTCTCCAATGAAGCTGGTCTGGGCAGCGCCCCGATTGCCGCGGCTGCAGCCAAAACGGATGAGCCTGCCAAACAGGCGCTTGTTTCCATGACAGGGACCTTTATTGATACCATTATCGTCTGTACGATCACCGGACTTTCGCTTGTTACCACGGGAGCTTGGTCGACGGGGATGTCCGGTGTGGAAGCGACTACCTACGCATTTCAGAACGTCTTCGGGCATGCCGGCAGCTATGTGCTTGCTGTCGCGATCATCCTCTTTGCCTACTCTACCATTTTGGGCTGGGCCTACTACGGCGAAAAATGCTTTGCCTACCTGTTCGGAACTGGCTCCGCCCGGTACTACCGGACTGTCTGGGTGATCATGGTGGCAATCGGTGCGACACTCAAGCTGGATCTGGTCTGGACGCTCTCTGATATCATGAACGGCATGATGGCGATCCCCAACCTGATCGGCTTGATTGGTCTCTCTGGTGTAGTCGTGGCGGAAACCAAGCGTTTTTTGGACGGACGTGTTGAAGTTTATCGGCAGTAG
- a CDS encoding methylated-DNA--[protein]-cysteine S-methyltransferase, which produces MERRYYTSPLGKLEIAGDRKSIASIRFVGEGTGRHEVEAPDTEALHVETQKIEAPNSETLKVDSPDADLPVTDSVATDALQLCLQQLAEYFEGKRMSFELPLRHTGTEFQQEVWQQVQAIPYGQTASYQDIAAAVNREKAVRAVGTANGKNAWAIVVPCHRVIGRDGELRGYAWELWRKEWLLAHEQKYRQPQNVTLSLPG; this is translated from the coding sequence TTGGAAAGACGGTATTATACATCCCCGCTGGGAAAGCTGGAAATTGCCGGTGATCGGAAAAGTATTGCCTCGATTCGCTTTGTCGGGGAGGGAACCGGGCGGCATGAGGTAGAAGCCCCGGATACCGAAGCACTGCATGTAGAAACACAGAAGATAGAAGCACCGAATTCTGAGACACTGAAGGTTGATTCCCCTGATGCAGACCTCCCTGTGACCGATAGTGTGGCCACAGATGCGCTCCAACTCTGCCTGCAGCAGTTGGCCGAATACTTTGAAGGCAAGCGGATGAGCTTTGAGCTTCCGCTTCGCCATACGGGAACTGAATTTCAACAAGAGGTGTGGCAACAGGTACAGGCTATCCCGTACGGACAGACAGCTTCCTATCAGGATATTGCAGCTGCTGTCAACCGGGAGAAAGCCGTCCGGGCAGTGGGAACGGCGAACGGCAAAAACGCATGGGCAATCGTCGTTCCTTGCCACCGGGTGATTGGCAGGGATGGAGAGCTTCGCGGGTATGCGTGGGAACTGTGGAGAAAGGAATGGCTGCTGGCCCATGAACAAAAATATCGGCAGCCTCAGAACGTTACCCTTTCTCTTCCTGGATAA
- a CDS encoding bifunctional transcriptional activator/DNA repair enzyme AdaA, protein MNEEIWRAVVECDPAYDGKFYYGVLTTGIFCKPSCKSRTPKREHVRIFATLDEAQRTGLRPCKRCQPHKTGWQSADEELTQRAEQLISECYTEPLTLREMAARLFISPYYLLRCFRRLRDCSPGQYLIRKRLEAARELLRGTSLSVAQVAHQVGFRNSAHFSHVFHQEMKQTPTEFRRSTKEE, encoded by the coding sequence ATGAACGAGGAGATCTGGCGGGCGGTAGTCGAATGCGATCCCGCATATGATGGAAAATTTTATTACGGTGTGCTGACCACCGGTATCTTTTGCAAGCCATCCTGTAAATCAAGAACACCGAAACGAGAGCATGTCCGTATCTTTGCTACGCTCGATGAGGCACAAAGGACGGGTTTGCGCCCGTGCAAACGATGTCAGCCGCACAAGACAGGGTGGCAGTCTGCTGACGAGGAGCTGACACAGCGGGCGGAACAGCTGATCAGCGAGTGCTATACAGAGCCGTTGACGCTGCGGGAGATGGCAGCCCGGTTGTTTATCAGTCCGTACTACCTGCTTCGCTGCTTTCGCAGATTGCGAGACTGCTCACCCGGACAGTACCTGATCCGCAAACGACTGGAAGCTGCCCGGGAGCTGCTTCGCGGCACCAGCCTGTCGGTTGCTCAGGTCGCCCATCAAGTCGGATTTCGGAACAGCGCCCATTTTTCCCATGTTTTTCACCAAGAGATGAAGCAGACCCCGACTGAGTTCAGGCGGTCGACGAAGGAGGAATAA
- a CDS encoding TrmB family transcriptional regulator, which translates to MLETFGFSHYESRVYEALAAGDTPMDATMVVKHSGVPKAKIYEVLQRLVEKGLVLDSLSEKKKWYTALPPSSLIDKLTTQFEQDIDALKTSLTKKTLRDDRIWNLKAASSIRAESRHLIQNATKSIRFSAWSDDFAAYAALLEEREREGIDVEVLVVGRNQWKLSRVHELVPTEEHEGLERYQLVVVDQEEILLAGEENGAWQAIQTRAQPFVKFFADFFYHDVALASITQKHYDLFMGDEEVRKMLIRLRY; encoded by the coding sequence ATGTTGGAAACATTTGGGTTCTCCCATTATGAAAGCAGGGTATACGAAGCCCTTGCCGCAGGCGACACACCTATGGACGCGACTATGGTTGTCAAGCATTCAGGCGTTCCGAAAGCAAAAATATATGAAGTGCTCCAGCGGCTAGTAGAGAAAGGACTGGTTCTGGACTCTCTTTCTGAGAAGAAAAAATGGTATACGGCACTTCCCCCCAGCAGTCTGATTGATAAACTGACCACACAATTTGAACAAGATATCGATGCGCTCAAAACTTCTTTGACAAAGAAAACACTCAGGGATGACCGCATCTGGAATCTCAAAGCGGCTTCGTCGATCCGCGCAGAAAGCAGACACTTGATTCAAAACGCGACCAAATCCATTCGCTTCTCAGCCTGGAGCGATGATTTTGCAGCTTATGCAGCGCTACTTGAAGAAAGGGAGCGGGAAGGCATTGATGTGGAAGTGCTGGTTGTCGGCCGGAACCAGTGGAAGCTGTCTCGTGTCCATGAGCTGGTTCCAACAGAGGAGCATGAGGGACTCGAACGGTATCAACTGGTGGTGGTCGACCAGGAAGAAATTCTCCTTGCCGGTGAAGAGAACGGTGCCTGGCAGGCCATTCAGACACGAGCGCAGCCTTTCGTCAAATTTTTTGCCGACTTTTTCTATCATGATGTGGCTTTGGCAAGTATCACCCAGAAGCATTATGATCTGTTCATGGGAGATGAGGAAGTCCGAAAAATGCTGATTCGTCTGCGCTATTAA
- a CDS encoding MFS transporter, with protein MNPRVFILAIATFVVGTVELIIGGTMNLITEDLNIPLSAAGQLITVFSLSFAISAPILMHATRSMPRKPLYLTALFGFFLSNVLAALSPIYALLLVARILSAACGALLTVLSISIATQLVEPAYRGRALGIIFMGISGSLVLGVPLGMTLGNAFGWRAPFWFIAALSLLAMLILSRQLPQVQISPSVPLRVQLASLKDSKIVSAQLISMFMLTGHLTLYAYFTPYLETTMHLEAGWLSIIYLVFGLAAVTGGGVGGWIADKWGPTKSMLFIISSFALVMASLPFATKSLYIFLIVMILWSALSWAISPAQQNYLIHAAPGTSDIQLGLNTSVLHAGIALGSAIGGIVVERASVLYNPWVGAIFVLFSLGFAIFSITRPVREKSVARLPIES; from the coding sequence GTGAATCCGCGCGTCTTTATCCTTGCTATTGCAACCTTCGTGGTCGGAACGGTGGAGCTGATTATCGGGGGCACCATGAATCTGATCACAGAAGATCTGAATATTCCTCTCAGTGCGGCCGGACAATTGATTACGGTCTTTTCCCTGTCGTTTGCCATCTCAGCACCCATCCTGATGCACGCAACCCGCAGCATGCCGCGCAAACCTTTGTATCTCACGGCCCTTTTTGGTTTTTTCCTCAGCAATGTTCTCGCGGCGTTGAGTCCCATCTATGCATTGCTGTTAGTGGCCCGCATTCTCTCAGCGGCCTGCGGTGCCTTGCTGACCGTGCTGTCCATCTCGATCGCTACCCAGCTGGTTGAACCGGCTTATCGGGGCAGAGCGTTGGGCATTATTTTTATGGGGATCAGCGGATCACTGGTTCTTGGTGTACCGCTCGGCATGACCTTGGGCAATGCTTTTGGCTGGCGGGCACCGTTCTGGTTCATCGCCGCCTTGAGTCTGCTTGCGATGCTGATCCTGAGTCGGCAGTTGCCGCAAGTACAGATATCTCCGAGTGTTCCGTTGCGGGTACAGCTCGCCTCGTTGAAAGACTCGAAGATCGTCAGTGCTCAGTTGATTTCCATGTTTATGCTGACCGGACATTTGACGCTGTACGCTTACTTTACACCATACCTGGAAACGACGATGCATCTGGAAGCTGGGTGGCTCAGCATCATTTACCTGGTGTTTGGCTTGGCCGCTGTAACAGGCGGGGGTGTCGGCGGCTGGATTGCAGACAAATGGGGACCAACCAAATCCATGCTGTTCATTATTTCCAGCTTTGCCCTGGTCATGGCCTCCTTGCCTTTTGCGACAAAATCTCTGTACATCTTCCTGATCGTCATGATCTTATGGAGTGCACTGAGCTGGGCCATTTCCCCTGCACAGCAAAACTACCTGATTCACGCCGCACCTGGAACCTCTGACATTCAGCTTGGACTAAACACCTCTGTTCTCCACGCAGGTATCGCACTTGGCTCAGCCATTGGCGGAATCGTTGTCGAGCGGGCTTCCGTGCTGTACAATCCTTGGGTTGGTGCCATATTTGTCTTGTTTTCACTCGGGTTTGCCATCTTCTCTATCACTCGACCCGTCAGGGAGAAATCGGTTGCCAGATTGCCTATAGAGTCCTAA